DNA from Mugil cephalus isolate CIBA_MC_2020 chromosome 5, CIBA_Mcephalus_1.1, whole genome shotgun sequence:
GGCTCTGTGGCTGGCTCAGTCCATCCTGGCTTTCCTGCGGCTCTACCACTCTCACAGCCAGCACATCAGTGGCCCTTGTCTTCCCAGAgagaaggagctgctgctgggacACAGCCCATCTGACAGCGCCACCCCATCGCCTCCCCATCCTCCTGCGACCCCCACCATCTTAGTCTAACAGAATGTGTAAGGTAGTGACATTTAACTCCACTATCCAGAGCTCATGTTGTTCCTCATCATCTTCAgcttctcattttattttgatataattCTTCATCCTACATAACAGCCTTGTAAATGAACAACATAGATGCACTATTTATGAGCCAGTAAGCGacaagaaaatacagaaatgcCAAAGATGGACAGGTGTTactttagtcttttcttagacAGGAAAGTTTAACTGGAAAATGTGAAACAGGCCACAGTTCTCTGTTAGCCATATTTAAGGTAaatattttctactggttgatcTGTTAAACCTTGAATTATCTTACAGTATTATCCTGAAATACCCATTATCAGCCAGGCAGTGTTACATAATGACCGATGTATGAGCAGAGCCAGAATCACTGGCTGCACGTTACTCTGTCATCGGTCTTTAAAAAATCCCTCTCTTCTTACCATTTGGATGGTTAGAAGCCCAGGGATCACATTGGATCACATTGGATTTTTCAATGTGACTTCAGTTCCTATACAGGCCTAAAGTCTGTATCACCTTCAAATCATTAATCATGGATGACCAAGTCAGAGAAGGGTACACTAGTGTACTACTCTAGTAATACAGCCCTGCACTAagtcttagcttcatgaagatTATGAGGTTCAGTCAATGTTTAAACAGTGTAACAAAGATGATTCAAGTGGATGATTAATAtggaggatgcagtttgtgctgttaaattatatttaattaaaaacaaaggcTTCCTTCCCACTGACTAAtctggggttgtcaaaataatagaaacgtgtccTGATACTGATACACACAATACAATTAAATAGTACTAAAAGCCAACCAAAGAACCAACAGCTCTCTAAATCTGAATACTATAACCTTCCTGAAGCTAAGATTTCATACAGGATTTACGGGCAAGTGAGTGTGTTACAATTTGAGATGGCGACTGAAAGATGAGCTTTGTGAACTCCCTGAGGGGAGTTTTCCTAGAGGGGTTTTTAGTTGGTGTCCAACCTAAATGCACCAAACATTTGAAGACATTTGTGTGTAACCAGCTGTCTCAGTAAGTGGACTGACGAAGGTAGTCAGCCTATAATAAGGAAAACTCCAACTCAAATCTAAACTCAATTCTGTCTATGGTTAAAAGGGATTTCATAGCATAAAATACGGAAACACAGGTCAGAGAAGCATAAACCGAAgtattcattattcatcattcaGTATCTCATAACCAGTGATATAACAGGTTGCTTCTGTTAGTCCCTATGATTTTGTGGATTAGTGCTTTATAGTTTACATTTAAGATGCATGGATGTTTACATTTCCACTGGAGTCTGACATTTTTGCACAATTGTTGTTGTCATCAGGGAgaatatgtttttgttctgagtGTATATTCAGATATAGCACtgaaatgcttttattgtgaagcatgTGGTGAGAGTGTGACTGAGCCACCGTGTTCATGAAACAGGCTCACTGTGTGAGCATGACTCGAATGTTCTGTTGTGTGTAAcggaaaacaaaaaatcacagCTGACTGTCTCTCTTACCGTGATGATTTTTGTCATGACACTGTTTGTGCGAACGCAGCTGCTCTCAGGGCGTCAGTGAAGCAGTCAAATCTTCTCAAATTATCCTTGTAGAGATTTTAATCAGAAGGAAAACTTTCATTGgtttgtgattgtttttatATTGAGAGAGATTTGTGTGGAGCCCAGCGGGATCAGTGAAGAGGGAGGAGGTTACTAACTTTGTTGAGCTTTTAAAGGCAAATGAATCAAAGTAGTAACTCCCTGTTATCGTTAACCCAAGCAGCTGTAATGACACACAGACAGTGGAGCAGGAAATTTGAAGTAAAGAGAGACAAGACAGTGTTGAAACTAactgtaataaattaaatgattttgtATGTTAACCATTGCCCTGCTTTTTACCTCTTGTACCATATTCATGTTTTGgcatttgtcttgttttaaaataaaacacttcccATTGTGAAAGAATGTTGTCGTACctcacacaaatcaaacaaaaatccATGTAGTATATTTTTGCATGGTTGATTGGTTTAGTTGAACAACCCAAAATATAAAGATATCTAGcttataataaaatgtaaatatgcaaattatttaatttcatgtctGAACTTTGTAACCGTAacagaaaaaatgaatgaacaatgaTAGGATTTGAGTTCCAGATCCAGTTAAAATGTCTCTCCTCTGTGGGCTCTTTAAACATGACCgaaatacaaacaacaacataaatatatgaaataaacagcAGATATTGTGGAAATACTGCATAATCACATGAGTCCTGTGAAAATGTTCATCTCCGTTTGGGAACACTAAGTGTAGTACCACTTGTCATCTGGCGTGGCAGTAATGAGACGCACTCGTGTCAAATGTGCCATAAATTACAACGAAGAAGAagtaatcagccaatcacaatcCGGGGCTCCATATTAAACCTTTGTTTTGGTCAAGCCACcgagtttcatttcatttcattttgtttagttcattttactttttgttgatctttttttctaactcaaAGTCACGTTTACACTAAGAAGACAGTGGAATTTATCATAAAGCGGTAAGAATGAAGCTAACAGacattaaaaagttaaaagtggCAGAGTTGCGGTCGCGACTTAAAGAACTTGGTTTGGACAGTAAAGGACTGAAGGCTGAGCTCGCCACCAGGCTGTGGTCTGCTTCAGAGGCAGCACAGAGTGGGACAGTATCTGAAGAAGAGGTACAAGTACAAAATGACAGCTCACCGATGCCTTTAACACCAGCCGAGACAGCTGAGGTCCACTCTCTGTCCCCATCGCCGCCTAATACTGAAGCGTGTGTCACTACGCGGAGTGAAGTAGACCGGAGCAGAGAGTACGCGGACACcgccacacagacagagactggCCCGGGCACACCAGCACTACAGTCAGGATATGAGTGTGTATCGGAGCGAGTGGTGGACTGTCAAGGCgagggaggagagctggaggtccatcagagacatgcagaggatcgtggagaggagaagaggactCTATCATCAGAGGACACGGACAGAGGACGAGCTTTCTATGAGTTCAAGGAGGAGATACGGTACAAGAGGTGAGCTGGAGTTGTAGCCTCACAGGGCTCTTTTAAATGATGTCCACAACACAACTGTGTAAATAACTAGGAAAGTAGTAGTGGTTATCACGAATAGTCAGATTTGAGAAAGTCAGAGATATGAAAATCTCAGTATTGACAGTTACTGTGTGTAGCATTTtataacattatattaacatttattcacaGTTAGCACAAAGTACTTTCCCTTGCCCTGAGATCTGATTACTATTCCTCATATATCTTGATGAAATAGTACTTAGAGACTTAATAGGAAACATTAGTACAACATAGTGGTTTCGGATAGttcagtcatttcagttcagtcttTAGTACCaagaaagtaaagtaataatCACTGGAGAAGCATAAAAGCATCTTCCAGAAACAGTATGTACTTAATAAAGTGAGGGTGTTTGACCCTGTTGTCACTTTGACACCGACTGACTGGTCTAACaaagtctgtgtctgtgaacaCAGTAAAATGAATCACATTTGATAAGTAATTGTTTGAACCAAAATCAGAGGTGTATTAGATTGACTTCCCACTGCTAAATCCTATGTTTTACTGATTTAAAAAAGACTTCTGAATCTCTAAACGGgttgaaaatggaaaagcaacatttttaaatggtttaatttaaaaacaataaacttAGTTTTGTGAATAAGCAAACATCTGTTTTCTCAAACAGAGCCAAGTCACCACAGCCACCACTGGAgaaggcagaggcagaggcgCAAGAGGAAGATAAAGTCAGATTAGATCCATGTGAGTATTTTTCTCACATATTttctaaacacaaaaaaacacaagagacagCTGGACCCTCCCTGTGGCGCTGGCACACTCTGAGTCCGCTGTGACTACTTCGACGTTGTGCGTACTGTGCACACTGATGCACGGTTTGTACGTCTGTGTCAGTTTGACGCCGTAGCTAGAGAGCTGTAGCTAACGTTTCTTATTCCTTTCACAGACGACTGTCACCTCCACTTTGAGGTGAGTCCTGACGGATCCTCCGGGCAGCCCCGGTTCTGGGCTCAGTTCCCCCTTCTGTGGTCAGGCGGCAGGCTCACCCACGGGGTGCAGCAGGGCAGGGTGGGCTTTGAGGTGAGGCTGGAGAGGAAATTGTTGGCTCCACAGTTGGAAGGCCAAGAAGTAAGGGAGCCCTACGGTCTGAGAGTCGGGTGGTCGGTGGCTGACACCTCTCTGCTGCTGGGTAAGGATCCACTTTATTCAATCCTTCTTCTCAGGATGAGTTACATGAACAGATGCACAGTCActagcagtgtttgtgttgctgttaaaaGACTTTTAATCGTATTCATATTATGCTTTTACTTCCATCTGATTTTTTTACCAGGTGAGAGTGAACTGTCTTTTGCTTATGATGGAAACAGTAGAAAAGTGTCTGGAGGAAAACAAGAGCAGTTTGGAGAACCTTTCTCTGAGGGAGACATCATCGGCTGTTACGCTGTGagttaaatgtttttcctttgtatTGTTTCGGTGTTTTCTCTAATGTGCACTCACTGTCATGCTTCCACCTGCACACCCGCAGTCTTTTTTCACAGACGGTGCTGTTGAGCTCTCTTTCCACAAGAACAGTCGTTTCATGGGTGTGGCCTTTTCCCTGGACTCCTCGGCGCTGCTGGGCCGGGCCCTGTTCCCCCACGTCCTCTGTAAAAACTGTTCAGTCAGACTCCTCCTGGATCCCACAGCTCCTCCCTGGTACCCCGGCCCTCCAGGCTTCACGGCGCTACCAGCCCTCCCTGCTCGGCAGAGGGTTCGCTCCACGCCAGCCCCTACCTCTAGAGCACAGTGTGAGGTGAGGCAGCGGCTGGGTGGattcattttattctgaaaataaaCTACAGTGTTTACCGCATACAACATGTGCCTTTTATAAATTACAGCTGAAGctatttcctttcattttggtcataaatcaaaatattgGACAAAAGAAATTACTGCCTGAAGATGCTCCCAGTTGAAAGAAAAGTTAGAAATAGTCCAGTTTTTAGTTGTTGAGATAATTCAGTCCAGATTAAATGTGATGaggctgataaaaaaaaaagacacatggtTTGATTGTAATGATCCacctttctctccatcacacaAGGTGGTCATGATGGTGGGTCTTCCCGGTTCTGGGAAGAGTCTCTGGGCCAGGACTCACATGAAGCAGCATCCAGAGAAGCGGTACAGGCTGCTGGGAACAGAGGAGCTGCTCGCATGTATGATTGTCAGTGAAACCTTCGCCTTCACGCTCAAGTTTCTTAGATTTACGTTCAACGATGACGAGCGTCTTGTTATCTAACTTGACTGACGTGTCTGTTTGTAGAGCGGTGGGCAGAGGGACAGCAGGCTGCGCCAGGCCTCTCAGTGTCTGACTGACTTGATCAAGGTGGCTGCTGAGACTCCTGCCAACTACATCCTCGACCAGGTAACTTcacaactaaatatttaaataatagcGCTCAGGACTGCGTTAAGAggcacaaacatttaaaactcacctgtataatatatttatataaatttattatttatatacatcATCACAGTGTTATTTTCATAATCATTTACTTCAGAATTTTgtatgtgtgacaaaatataaaccACCAAGTATGTGCAGTCAATTAATTAGGTCCAGTTATCTTATCAcatctctctttgtttctagtGCAACATCCTCTTCTCGGCACGTCGTTACAAGTTGCAGCTGTTCACGGGCTTCAGGCGACGGGTGGTGGTGGTCTTTCCCTCAGCGGACGAGTGGAAACGGCGACTGGCAAAGAACCAGATGACTGATGGCGAGAAAATACCTGATACGTCCCTGCTCAAACTCCAGGGTAAGCTGCTTTGTAGCAAGGGGCTGCAACATTTCGCAGGACAaggactcccaaactgatggagagattaagtagggaccccataCCTACTATACACtgacttgccactttattaggtacacctgtttaattgcttgttaacacaaatagctaatcagccaatcacatggctgcagttcagtgcatttaggcatgtaaaggagatcaagacaacttggtgGAGGTCAAACAGAGCATCAGAAgaaaggggagaaagaggatttaaatgactttgaatgGGGTATGGTTATtggatgggctggtctgagtatttcagaaactgttgatctactgggattttcacgcacaaccatctctagggtttacagagaatggtccgaaagaGAGGAagtatccagtgagcagcagttgtgtggatgaaacaGCAAGTCACCCTGTGTAAACAACCAGACAATCAGACTTTTGATTTCCAGAGTATCTGCACATCTTGAAAAGTCAATTAAAACTTCTCATTTCCTCAAGGAAAATGATGAATATTTCCTTCTGATGGTGATAACATTTTTGTGTCTGATTGTGGGCTGTCAGGACATGTCTGTAAACTCATAGTTATCATTGTCACTGCTGCTACGTTGTCTTATTAGACTGATTCATCCAGTTATTTCTATGCgctaaaatcatttaaataatcatttatgGCCATTTTATCTCCTTTCTTCTGTAACATGACTTCTTTCCAGTGAGCTGCAGTCTCCCAGAGCAACAGGCTGACCTGCTGGAGGAGCTACTATATGTCGACCTGCAGCAGGAAGAGGCTCAAAAGCTCCTCCAGGAGTACAAAGACGAGGCCCGCAGACTGCTGCCCCCCGTCCccaaacaggagaagaagaaacccaGGCTTTACAAGAAAAGACCCCACCCTTACAGCTCTCTGCCTCCACACAAGCTCCAGTGGACTGGCTCTAAGGGTCAGCATGAGAAATAGTGGTGGATAATATTTGATTTGTGAAGTTTGATGTTGTAAGTtgaagttgtttttgtcttttcagggCGGAACACGCAGTCATGGAAGCAACAGCCGAGATACGTGAGTGccattaatctgtttttattaacttGAAACAACAGAGAAAGTACAATATAGTTTCCAAGGTCcctagaaaaataataatacagtacaCTCCCATGTAAGGCACTTTTTAAGATGTGTCATGTTGCACAAATATTGTCTTTATAGAAAAGGTGTTGTCCAGCACCAGCACTAAACTCAGTGCTTTTAGAAGAGGatataaaatcaaaacagacaGATTAAGTCAACCATAAACTATGAACAAACATAACAGATATCACACACATTGAAGGTTTCTTAACCTTGCTTTAAGATAAATGAATGTTCAGCTATTGTTGTAGAGTCACAGCTCTACAACAAGTGTAACGTCTCATTTGACTGACCATGTTATTGACCGTTACTGAAGTGTGAAAAAttacaattcttttttttatttattccggTCTGGTTTGAGGTGAACACAAGTAGCTCTGAGCAGTCGGGTCAGATTTAccacatttttaatcagataaagTTGTATTTAacttttgatttaatttcatgtcattttttattcacatttcagTGGAACGCACCTTATCAGGACCAGAGCTCCTACTACAACAGAGACTTTGGTTCCAGTGGATATGAGAGCTACTGGTGAAGAAACGCACAATCTGTGATTAACACGATGCTACTAGTGACATTTATCTTGAACCACGTGCTACATCTGCTGCTCTCCCAGTTTGGACTAATGAGAGATAATCAGGTTTTGGTCACTTTTTACAGTCTTAACCTTTATATGTAATTTACAAATGATGGGAAATAAACAGCTGTTTGCACACTTTCATTAAATGAgtgtttaaagtaaataaatactcaAACTCTTTCCTCTGTGAACATCTGATCATCTGGATCCATTTTGTGTTCCGCTCGGCCCAGCGTCGCCTCGTCCGCTCTGCTCTGGTTCTCCGTCAGGTTTCACGATCTGATAAAGCAGCAAGGCTCCTTTAGCTGAAGGACACAGCTCCGACCACAGAGGGCTGCTTCTGTCCAGCTGCAGCGCCTCCTACAATATTCGACATTTCACAAGTCACCGTGTTTTAATTTGCTTCCAAATCAACTGCTCCCGTGAGTCTGTGCAGCTACAGACTACTGACCGTTCTGCTGAGGAAGACGATGTCTGTGGACTCATGGGCCTCTGCTCCTCCTTTCCAGTACAACTTTCTTACTTCATCAGACGTCAGGGAGCAGCTGAGGACGCACAGATACAACGTCTTTATGAAGACATTCAAGGCAAATTTACTCCAGATTTCACTCACTATTTCTGACCACACATCTGCTGGCTGTTCTAAGAGAGCTCGTTTCAATGTACTTATTTAACCAGATTAACTAAACCTAGTTGAATAGCATTCAagacaatttatatatatatatatatatatatatatatatatatatatatatatatataacctcACTAGActgaatgtcaaaaaaaaatgtctgttttttttaatccaggtCAAAATAACTTcattaactattattattattactacagaAATAATTGAGTACCTGACGTAGAACTCAGCACTTGGTCTTTCAGCGCTGGTGTGATTCAGAGCGACGCCCATCAGGACGGGTGCTCCAAGGGAGGTCAGAGGAATATTCACCTGGAGACAGAATTtatcaagtgaaaaaaaaagaataaaaagtgaaCAGTTTTCTGTGTTCTTTGGGATCAGGATCACGTGAGTGAAGGGTTCATTCTTCCCAGTAGTTCATTACATTCATTAAAGATGCTACACAAACAACCAAATGGAAAACGTTTGTATCAGGCattcgtgtgaatgttacttagacatgtatcacccgcctagaccagaccaggtctAATGAAATATCTGTAGGATGCACTAGGAGGGGGGGAGGATCCTGCCCTAACCTGTCTGGTGAATCCTTGGGCAAGACGCTTAAGCCACCTCGCTCCCAAcctgaactccactggtgtatgattgtgagtgaggGGTGCTGGTGGCGTTTGGAGAAGCCTTAGGCGCAGACTAcagcagccatgtttctgtcagtctgccccagctgtgactactgagggagtttaccaccaccagggtgtgactgtgtcagcGAATGAATAATAGATTTGATTGTAAACGTTTTGACCATCTAATGAtaaagcgcaatataaaacaatgcattattattattattgtcacagAGGCCACTCCCTTCAACTCATAGGACACAAAGGCCCCACTAACATCAttgtgttgtcagacaccacaggacacc
Protein-coding regions in this window:
- the si:ch211-107m4.1 gene encoding heterogeneous nuclear ribonucleoprotein U-like protein 2, giving the protein MKLTDIKKLKVAELRSRLKELGLDSKGLKAELATRLWSASEAAQSGTVSEEEVQVQNDSSPMPLTPAETAEVHSLSPSPPNTEACVTTRSEVDRSREYADTATQTETGPGTPALQSGYECVSERVVDCQGEGGELEVHQRHAEDRGEEKRTLSSEDTDRGRAFYEFKEEIRYKRAKSPQPPLEKAEAEAQEEDKVRLDPYDCHLHFEVSPDGSSGQPRFWAQFPLLWSGGRLTHGVQQGRVGFEVRLERKLLAPQLEGQEVREPYGLRVGWSVADTSLLLGESELSFAYDGNSRKVSGGKQEQFGEPFSEGDIIGCYASFFTDGAVELSFHKNSRFMGVAFSLDSSALLGRALFPHVLCKNCSVRLLLDPTAPPWYPGPPGFTALPALPARQRVRSTPAPTSRAQCEVVMMVGLPGSGKSLWARTHMKQHPEKRYRLLGTEELLACMISGGQRDSRLRQASQCLTDLIKVAAETPANYILDQCNILFSARRYKLQLFTGFRRRVVVVFPSADEWKRRLAKNQMTDGEKIPDTSLLKLQVSCSLPEQQADLLEELLYVDLQQEEAQKLLQEYKDEARRLLPPVPKQEKKKPRLYKKRPHPYSSLPPHKLQWTGSKGRNTQSWKQQPRYWNAPYQDQSSYYNRDFGSSGYESYW